From Desulfatiglans anilini DSM 4660, one genomic window encodes:
- a CDS encoding glycosyltransferase, whose protein sequence is MKVSHINTYDQMGGAARAAYRLHLGLLGIRVESRMLVRWKHSREGTIHCADPGERPPRLEKDFRLIEAVQEHYIRRSRTSVSNTLFSFPFPGVDIGALPEIQGADIVNLHWVTDFLSPVTLCRLFRSGKPVVWTLHDQEAFSGGCHYSAGCRGYEEGCRDCPQLQDDPLGLPAAVLKDKQGLFEGADLTIATPSRWMAECARRSLLFRGRRIEVIPNGLETNVFKPSYRPKAKERLGLDPDTRTILFGAEYGTEKRKGFAELVRVLSNCRRDPSFEAWIEEDRICLLCFGYPPAEWEQAGLRVMSLGYLSSQEAVRNAYVAADVFVQSSLEDNLPNTMLEAMSCGTPVVAFAVGGMPDVIRSGENGFLVAPGDINGMAIAVIETLSDEEKRACLGRNARRGIVDHFSLRHQAGRYLKLYESVLRDRTRRKRETKGAPAAPGATGGGPLQGDAVWNVDFGGDVERLRVPLRLESSERMTRFLEEENDALKAESEARLHQIFSLTEDLARKQTEMNNLFSEMDRLQKDRIARGGQIESLRQKLAEVEKESGERLQQIRRLDEQTVQLNQALKDKNETEGRLVAEVRRLDADRLERGGQIERLLEKLAGLEEDNAKRLEQIHRLDGYTVQLNQALREKNETEEQLLAEVRRLDADRIERGRQLTLTGKRVKDLEEKCAAQLRQISALYDRLEKVEAALDGKTKAEEIFQAEITHLEKDRRGCIEQIDRLTKELAKKDPDSAARITAKDRLIASLGKKLKGLEKDLQQCREALSREEERISLSEKSSLREETDKQRLQESLAKCENRVVEMEARIRLAERERELMSAKLEAQKKVLGRRLVRILRALRLLP, encoded by the coding sequence GTGAAGGTTTCCCATATCAATACATACGATCAGATGGGGGGGGCGGCGAGAGCGGCCTATCGGCTGCATCTGGGGTTGCTGGGGATCCGTGTGGAAAGCCGCATGCTGGTCCGCTGGAAGCATTCCCGGGAAGGGACTATTCATTGCGCCGACCCCGGAGAAAGACCCCCGCGCCTTGAAAAGGATTTCCGGCTGATCGAGGCCGTGCAGGAGCACTATATCCGAAGATCCAGAACGTCCGTCAGCAATACGCTCTTCTCCTTCCCCTTCCCAGGGGTCGATATCGGCGCGCTCCCGGAGATCCAGGGGGCGGATATCGTGAATCTGCATTGGGTCACCGATTTTTTGTCGCCTGTCACCTTGTGCCGGCTTTTCCGTTCCGGGAAACCGGTCGTGTGGACCCTTCACGATCAGGAGGCCTTCAGCGGCGGCTGCCATTACAGCGCCGGCTGCAGGGGTTACGAAGAGGGTTGCCGAGATTGTCCCCAACTGCAGGATGACCCCCTGGGATTGCCCGCCGCCGTGCTGAAGGACAAGCAGGGATTGTTCGAGGGGGCTGATCTGACGATTGCGACCCCCAGCCGCTGGATGGCCGAGTGCGCGCGGCGGAGCCTTTTGTTCAGAGGGCGCCGGATCGAGGTCATCCCTAACGGCCTCGAAACGAACGTTTTCAAGCCTTCCTATCGGCCGAAGGCCAAGGAGCGGCTCGGGTTGGACCCGGATACCCGCACGATCCTTTTCGGGGCCGAATACGGCACCGAAAAGCGGAAGGGGTTTGCCGAACTGGTGCGCGTGCTGTCGAATTGCCGCAGGGATCCGTCTTTCGAGGCGTGGATCGAGGAGGACCGTATCTGCCTCCTGTGCTTCGGGTATCCCCCCGCCGAGTGGGAACAGGCCGGTTTGAGAGTGATGTCGCTCGGGTATTTGTCTTCGCAGGAGGCGGTCCGCAACGCTTATGTAGCCGCCGATGTCTTTGTGCAGTCCTCCCTCGAAGACAATCTGCCGAACACGATGCTCGAGGCCATGAGCTGCGGCACACCGGTGGTCGCGTTTGCCGTCGGCGGCATGCCGGATGTCATTCGGAGCGGGGAAAACGGCTTCCTGGTCGCTCCGGGGGATATCAACGGGATGGCGATCGCTGTGATCGAGACGCTGTCGGACGAGGAGAAGAGGGCCTGCCTGGGCCGAAATGCCAGACGCGGCATCGTTGACCATTTCTCCCTGCGTCACCAGGCAGGAAGATACCTGAAGCTCTACGAGTCTGTTCTGAGGGATCGCACCAGGCGGAAGCGTGAGACAAAAGGCGCGCCGGCGGCGCCTGGCGCAACTGGGGGCGGTCCGCTGCAGGGGGATGCGGTTTGGAACGTGGACTTCGGCGGGGATGTCGAGAGGCTGCGCGTCCCTTTGAGGCTGGAAAGCTCAGAGCGTATGACGCGATTTCTCGAGGAGGAGAACGACGCTCTGAAGGCCGAGTCCGAAGCGCGTTTGCATCAGATCTTTTCACTAACCGAAGACTTGGCCCGAAAGCAGACCGAGATGAATAATCTCTTCTCCGAGATGGATCGCCTCCAAAAGGATCGGATAGCTCGGGGCGGACAGATCGAGAGTCTGCGGCAAAAGCTGGCAGAGGTCGAAAAGGAGAGCGGGGAGCGTCTTCAGCAGATCCGCCGCCTGGACGAACAGACGGTCCAGTTGAATCAGGCCCTGAAGGATAAAAATGAGACGGAAGGGCGGCTCGTGGCCGAGGTGAGGCGGCTCGATGCGGACCGGCTCGAACGGGGCGGGCAGATTGAAAGATTGCTGGAGAAACTGGCGGGTCTCGAGGAAGATAACGCGAAGCGGCTCGAACAGATCCACCGTCTGGACGGGTACACGGTCCAGCTGAATCAGGCGCTGAGGGAGAAGAATGAAACGGAAGAGCAGCTTCTGGCCGAGGTGAGACGGCTGGACGCGGATCGAATCGAACGCGGCAGACAGCTTACCCTGACAGGGAAAAGGGTGAAGGATCTGGAAGAGAAATGCGCCGCTCAACTGCGGCAGATCAGTGCGCTCTACGATAGGCTGGAGAAAGTGGAGGCCGCGCTCGATGGAAAGACGAAGGCGGAAGAGATTTTCCAGGCCGAGATTACGCATTTGGAGAAGGACCGGAGAGGGTGCATCGAGCAAATCGATCGTTTGACGAAAGAGCTGGCGAAAAAGGATCCTGACAGTGCTGCGCGGATCACAGCCAAGGACCGGCTGATTGCCTCTCTCGGTAAGAAGTTGAAAGGATTGGAGAAGGATCTGCAGCAGTGCCGGGAAGCGCTGAGCCGGGAAGAGGAAAGGATCAGCTTGAGCGAAAAATCGTCATTGAGGGAAGAGACTGACAAACAGAGGTTGCAGGAAAGCCTCGCGAAGTGCGAAAACCGCGTCGTTGAAATGGAGGCCAGGATTCGACTGGCTGAACGGGAACGGGAGCTGATGAGTGCGAAGCTGGAGGCGCAGAAGAAGGTGTTGGGCCGCCGCCTTGTCAGGATCCTGCGTGCACTCAGGTTATTGCCGTGA
- a CDS encoding glycosyltransferase family 2 protein, whose translation MQGISIVIPILNGGRIFEESLLGIRAQDFEGPVDLLVVDSGSTDGTPAAAERAGARVIRIPNRSFHHARTRNLALKHTIYEDVVFMVQDAIPVGNLWLNHLRSVLRETGAAAVYGRQIAHASAGPYARWTTEGLNRFLGPDRRLQSLASPDAYAEMTFDEAYRVTRLDNVCALYRKKLLLLHPFPEVPYAEDMAWAKEILFAGERICYDPDVVVRHSHDRPADYVFRRHVVDSVFCGRILGKLRNDFSGLSVSDLIDVSHGVESRVKGLMGGDFRSQGKHLESGGLFPYLYARFSFRNTCRRFLLRGLRRLRGGSGFSRGEILGKALAEVDYHWRSMRESLPPLREAEAWDALQKLAAGVLGKWYGDTYAAQAARGVLKTDLQRFTRPYLSGI comes from the coding sequence ATGCAGGGCATCAGCATCGTGATACCCATCCTGAACGGGGGGCGGATCTTCGAGGAAAGCCTGCTGGGAATAAGGGCTCAGGACTTCGAGGGGCCTGTAGATCTCCTGGTGGTCGACTCGGGATCCACGGATGGAACGCCGGCAGCTGCGGAGCGGGCTGGGGCGCGGGTCATCCGTATACCGAACCGGTCCTTTCACCATGCGAGGACGCGCAACTTGGCTCTGAAGCACACGATCTATGAAGACGTTGTCTTTATGGTCCAGGATGCCATCCCGGTGGGGAACCTGTGGCTCAATCATCTGCGCAGCGTCTTGCGGGAAACAGGGGCTGCGGCAGTGTATGGGCGGCAGATCGCCCACGCCTCGGCGGGGCCCTATGCCCGCTGGACCACGGAGGGATTGAACCGCTTTCTCGGGCCGGATCGGCGGCTTCAGTCTCTCGCCTCCCCCGACGCCTACGCGGAGATGACCTTCGACGAGGCCTACCGGGTGACCAGGCTTGACAACGTCTGCGCGCTCTACCGGAAAAAACTCCTTCTGCTCCACCCGTTCCCGGAGGTTCCCTATGCCGAGGATATGGCCTGGGCGAAGGAAATCCTCTTTGCAGGCGAGCGGATCTGTTATGACCCCGATGTTGTGGTGAGGCATTCGCACGACCGGCCGGCGGACTATGTCTTCAGACGGCATGTGGTGGACAGCGTGTTCTGCGGGAGGATTCTGGGAAAGTTGCGCAACGATTTCTCAGGGTTGTCGGTGAGCGATTTGATCGATGTGTCCCATGGCGTCGAATCCCGGGTGAAGGGGTTGATGGGCGGGGATTTCCGGTCGCAGGGGAAACACCTCGAAAGCGGCGGCCTGTTTCCCTATCTCTATGCCCGGTTTTCCTTTCGGAACACCTGCCGGAGGTTTCTGCTCCGGGGGTTGCGGAGGCTGAGGGGCGGGAGCGGCTTTTCAAGAGGGGAGATTTTGGGTAAAGCGTTGGCTGAGGTGGACTATCACTGGCGGTCCATGCGGGAATCGCTGCCGCCGCTGAGGGAAGCGGAGGCTTGGGATGCCCTGCAAAAGCTGGCGGCCGGCGTCCTTGGAAAATGGTATGGGGACACGTATGCGGCCCAGGCGGCACGAGGGGTGTTGAAGACGGATCTGCAGCGGTTTACCAGGCCTTACCTTTCAGGGATATGA
- a CDS encoding sulfotransferase family protein translates to MAGACIVVLGMHRSGTSALMGILHHLGLELGKIMMAPTEGNPKGYFENYRICALNEKIFHAFGATWADAFLLQDGWWEDAALNGIKREAERILDEEFTGEGVFGIKDPRMCVLYPFWRRPLEERADRLVVALPLRNPFEAVRSLCRREGVGERQAQLLCLQHMLYAEFYSRHAQRHFMLFDSLLRDTPAAIEDLTSALRIDWPCSYEEVSERIEAFIDPGMRHHSVDEGDAGQDYPGSRLVECYRLLQKAAGEGGLTDSDLDRLDDLRADFTAVRDAFITPGIRVHLRRGVERAFHEDGEQADPVRFREET, encoded by the coding sequence ATGGCTGGAGCGTGCATTGTGGTGCTGGGTATGCATCGGAGCGGGACATCGGCGCTGATGGGTATCCTTCATCATCTCGGCCTTGAACTGGGGAAGATCATGATGGCCCCGACAGAGGGCAATCCCAAAGGCTATTTCGAGAACTACCGGATCTGTGCCCTGAACGAAAAGATCTTCCATGCCTTCGGTGCCACCTGGGCCGACGCCTTCCTGCTGCAGGACGGATGGTGGGAGGACGCCGCGTTGAACGGGATCAAGAGGGAGGCGGAGCGTATTCTCGATGAAGAGTTCACCGGGGAGGGCGTCTTTGGCATCAAGGATCCACGGATGTGCGTCCTTTACCCCTTCTGGCGCAGGCCCCTCGAAGAGAGGGCGGATCGGCTGGTGGTTGCCCTCCCTTTGAGGAACCCGTTCGAAGCGGTGCGATCCTTGTGCAGGCGGGAGGGCGTCGGAGAGCGGCAGGCGCAGCTGCTTTGCCTGCAGCATATGCTGTACGCCGAGTTTTACAGCCGGCATGCCCAAAGGCATTTTATGCTGTTCGACAGCCTGCTGAGGGATACGCCTGCAGCCATCGAAGATCTCACGAGCGCCCTGCGGATCGACTGGCCTTGCTCTTACGAGGAGGTGAGCGAGCGGATCGAGGCGTTCATCGATCCCGGCATGCGACACCACAGCGTGGACGAGGGCGATGCCGGGCAGGATTATCCCGGGAGCCGGCTGGTCGAGTGCTATCGCTTGCTTCAGAAGGCGGCCGGGGAGGGAGGGCTGACGGATTCAGACCTGGATCGGCTCGACGATCTGAGGGCGGATTTCACCGCCGTGAGGGATGCGTTTATTACCCCCGGGATCCGGGTGCATCTCCGGCGCGGGGTCGAGCGGGCGTTTCATGAGGATGGAGAGCAGGCGGATCCGGTCCGCTTCCGGGAAGAGACTTGA